ATTTTCATCGGCAGTCCTTTGTGTTTTTGGGAAAATTATACTATAAATTTAGCCGCAAAAAGCAACTTTATATAGCCGCGGTGATTCGCTTTTGCTTGCTTGCCGCGATAAAATTTGGAGTTAAATTTGCGATCAAATTTGATTTTAGAGACATTTACGCGAGCGATAAAAACTGCGATAAATTTGACGTCGCTCGGCAATAAAATAGAAATTTAGACGCAAACAAAGGCAAATTTTACTTGAATTCACCCTTGCTTCGTCGCCGTTTCGTTCGTAATTTTAGGCGCGTTCGTTCAAAAGTTCGCGCACGACCTCTTTGTCGCTAAACGGATATTTCACGCCCTTGATCTCCTGATAGGTTTCGTCGCCCTTGCCTAAAATCACCAAAATTTCATCCTGCGAGAGGCTTTCAAGCGCGTATTTTATCGCCTCTTTACGGTTTGATATGCATTTTACGCGCTCGTTCATCTCTAGGCCGCCGCATATCTCGGCGATGATGCTTTCAGGCTCTTCGCTGCGGGGGTTGTCGCTGGTGACGACGAGTCTGTGCGCGTATTTTTGCGCTATCGCGCCCATTTTAGGGCGTTTGGTGCGGTCTCTATCACCGCCTGCGCCAAAAACCGCGACGATTTTGCGATGGCGAAGCGCGTTTAGCACCTTTTCGATGCCGTCTGGAGTGTGCGCAAAGTCCACGATCACGAGCGGCTCGCGGCTCACGACCTCCATGCGCCCCTCGACGCCCTCAAACCCTGCCGCCGCGCGCGCGATCTCATCTAGCGGCCGATCCGTCAGCGTTGCGACGCAAGAGACGGCTGCAATGAGGTTGTAGAGGTTAAATTCGCCGTGCAAATTTGAGCTTAGCGCCATTTGCCCGCGCGGGGTTTTTAGCATCGCGCGTATGCCGCCTTCTAGCGAGTACTCGCTGGGTGCGAAGTCCGCGTCCGCGTGGAGCGCGCTAAGTGAATATGTTAGGGCGTTTGCGGGGTTAAATTTGATCCCGCCGCGGTCGTCTATGTTTATGAGCTTTGGCGCGTCGTCTGCGAAAAACTCGCTCTTTACGCGCGCGTACTCTTCAAACGTGCCGTGATAGTCGAGGTGATCCTGGGTCAAATTCGTAAAAATTTTCATCGCAAACGATAGGCTCTCGATGCGTTTTTGCGCGATGGCGTGCGAGCTAACCTCCATCACGAAGTACTCGCAGCCGCGTTCGCTAGCGGTCTTTAGGTAGCTAAGCGTACGTAAAATTTCGCTCGTCGTTAGCGCCTTATCATCGATGCGTTCGCCGTTTATAAAAGCGCCGCGGGTGCCGCACAGGCCGCATCCGTAGCCT
Above is a genomic segment from uncultured Campylobacter sp. containing:
- a CDS encoding UDP-N-acetylmuramoyl-L-alanyl-D-glutamate--2,6-diaminopimelate ligase, which encodes MKIYVKEGFVTDNSSECEAGCYFVKTATNAKFEAAAETKGAKIINLSECKRLLGINENIKIIGITGTNGKTTTAALICATLLNLGYGCGLCGTRGAFINGERIDDKALTTSEILRTLSYLKTASERGCEYFVMEVSSHAIAQKRIESLSFAMKIFTNLTQDHLDYHGTFEEYARVKSEFFADDAPKLINIDDRGGIKFNPANALTYSLSALHADADFAPSEYSLEGGIRAMLKTPRGQMALSSNLHGEFNLYNLIAAVSCVATLTDRPLDEIARAAAGFEGVEGRMEVVSREPLVIVDFAHTPDGIEKVLNALRHRKIVAVFGAGGDRDRTKRPKMGAIAQKYAHRLVVTSDNPRSEEPESIIAEICGGLEMNERVKCISNRKEAIKYALESLSQDEILVILGKGDETYQEIKGVKYPFSDKEVVRELLNERA